The Leadbettera azotonutricia ZAS-9 genome has a window encoding:
- a CDS encoding C40 family peptidase: MLFLSLLLLSPLFADQNDEMMLAAYSDPARVWGNGVERVIEEAYRLCFKTRILGGKVMNLRMPFAQNNERDKLTEEAWGFLGGGKGNPVFLWEKINEVLDSPDFSLYTETLSDGKEKVIIFDLPTQTWTSSRDLFDIARMKAGSYRGLPHRPYVLTSGQGLEETDVYNYLYCIGLAGMDCSGFVWHVLSYIASQDGVDLGRTLGRALGVKKGDDPSWYAGTGFYNSKTTQIVPVKDEIASLRPGDILLFRGKDGEMAHSAIVQSVDLKAGVIRYLQCTDEAPLEERGVHESYIRFDPAHPDISLGDLSLAWTQSRYPPFPGEKASPFSDDGERFRAYPEQGGGRVVRIRAVTGVIDKLAKMK; encoded by the coding sequence TTGCTTTTTCTTTCCCTGCTCCTCCTGTCCCCGCTGTTCGCCGATCAAAACGACGAGATGATGCTGGCAGCCTATTCCGATCCTGCCAGGGTCTGGGGCAACGGGGTGGAACGGGTCATAGAGGAAGCCTACAGGCTCTGTTTCAAAACCCGCATACTCGGCGGCAAGGTGATGAACCTGAGGATGCCCTTTGCCCAAAACAACGAGCGGGATAAACTCACCGAAGAAGCCTGGGGCTTTTTAGGCGGCGGCAAGGGCAACCCTGTTTTCCTTTGGGAGAAGATCAACGAAGTCCTGGACAGCCCGGATTTTTCCCTTTACACAGAAACACTTTCCGACGGCAAAGAAAAAGTAATCATCTTCGACCTTCCCACGCAAACCTGGACCAGTTCGCGGGATCTTTTCGACATAGCCCGCATGAAAGCAGGCTCATACCGGGGTCTTCCCCACAGGCCCTACGTGCTGACAAGCGGACAAGGCCTTGAAGAGACCGATGTTTACAATTACCTCTACTGTATCGGCCTTGCGGGCATGGACTGCTCGGGCTTTGTCTGGCATGTGCTCAGCTACATCGCGTCCCAGGACGGCGTGGATCTGGGCCGTACCCTGGGCAGGGCTTTAGGCGTTAAAAAAGGTGACGACCCTTCCTGGTATGCGGGGACCGGTTTCTACAATTCCAAAACAACCCAGATAGTTCCGGTGAAAGATGAAATTGCAAGCCTCCGCCCCGGAGACATTCTCCTCTTCCGGGGTAAAGACGGAGAAATGGCCCACTCCGCCATAGTTCAATCCGTCGATCTAAAAGCAGGGGTGATCCGTTATCTCCAATGCACCGACGAGGCCCCCCTTGAAGAACGGGGCGTCCACGAATCCTATATACGTTTTGATCCCGCCCATCCCGACATCAGCCTCGGCGACCTCTCCCTCGCCTGGACCCAAAGCCGCTACCCCCCCTTCCCGGGTGAAAAGGCCAGCCCCTTCTCTGACGACGGCGAACGCTTCAGGGCCTATCCCGAACAGGGCGGCGGAAGGGTGGTGAGGATACGGGCGGTTACCGGGGTGATAGACAAATTAGCTAAGATGAAATAG
- the nagB gene encoding glucosamine-6-phosphate deaminase, with protein MRLIIHRDYAGMCSWTADYIAKRIAKFAPAEGNPFVLGLPTGSSPLGVYKELIKKSKDGKTSFKQVVTFNMDEYVGLKADHPQSYARFMKDNFFDSIDIDPKNTHVLNGMAPDLEKECADYEKAIKAHGGIELFLGGMGKDGHIAFNEPGSSLHSRTRIKTLTNDTRIVNARFFDNDPAKVPATALTVGVGTVMDAREVVILVSGYQKARALRAVVEEGLNHMWTLSCLQMHPRAIIVCDEEATDELKVGTVRYFRDIERENI; from the coding sequence ATGCGTCTTATTATTCATAGAGACTATGCCGGGATGTGTTCCTGGACTGCGGATTACATTGCTAAACGTATCGCTAAATTTGCCCCTGCCGAGGGAAACCCTTTTGTTCTGGGCCTCCCCACGGGTTCGAGCCCTTTAGGGGTCTATAAGGAGCTGATCAAAAAAAGCAAGGATGGAAAAACATCCTTTAAACAGGTAGTGACTTTTAATATGGATGAATACGTGGGCCTTAAAGCGGATCATCCCCAGAGCTACGCAAGGTTTATGAAGGATAATTTTTTTGATTCTATCGACATTGATCCAAAAAATACCCATGTCCTTAACGGCATGGCGCCGGATCTGGAAAAAGAATGTGCGGATTATGAAAAAGCCATTAAGGCTCACGGAGGCATCGAACTATTCCTGGGGGGCATGGGCAAAGACGGGCACATCGCCTTTAACGAACCCGGTTCTTCCCTCCATTCGCGGACACGCATTAAAACACTTACCAACGACACCCGCATTGTTAATGCCCGTTTCTTTGACAACGATCCTGCCAAAGTTCCCGCAACAGCTTTGACTGTCGGTGTGGGAACAGTGATGGATGCCCGGGAAGTAGTAATACTCGTAAGTGGTTATCAGAAAGCCCGTGCCCTGCGGGCAGTGGTAGAAGAAGGGCTCAACCACATGTGGACCCTCTCGTGCCTCCAGATGCACCCCCGGGCCATCATAGTCTGCGATGAAGAAGCCACCGACGAACTCAAGGTTGGGACAGTGCGGTATTTCCGGGACATTGAGCGTGAAAATATATAG
- the nagA gene encoding N-acetylglucosamine-6-phosphate deacetylase: MNSICLYNGTVMTSFAAMEHCAVLIEDHQIADVFSKKRFDQKHFSADTKIIDVHEGFIAPGFIDTHIHGFGGYGTEDAFDTTERGTDSIVEMSRTLAQYGVTAFNPTFYPSEKENMLKALKAASNAMGRESGARIMGVHLEGPFISPDRLGVQRPETVKAVDLLLMEELWDASGGHIVNMTVAPELKGMRELALFCIKKGIILQAGHTDAKYENMVEGMQAGILHSTHLFNAMSKLDQRNPNAVGAILIHPEMSCEIIADGYHVHPDLYKLLMRDKPVDKIVLITDGLKPTEQQEGPFFANGEEVIFHDGVFHRKMDDVIAGSSLTIIRGIENLVSYGFSLEDAVKTASFNPANVMRYRNKGAIIPGHDADLSVFDEHFNIMAVIINGRIKKNLY, from the coding sequence ATGAACTCCATCTGCTTGTATAACGGAACTGTAATGACCAGTTTCGCCGCCATGGAACATTGCGCGGTGCTTATCGAGGACCACCAAATTGCGGATGTATTTTCAAAAAAGCGTTTCGATCAAAAACATTTCAGTGCTGACACCAAAATAATCGATGTCCACGAAGGCTTCATAGCCCCGGGGTTCATTGATACCCATATCCACGGGTTTGGGGGCTATGGAACCGAGGACGCCTTTGACACCACGGAAAGGGGCACGGATTCCATAGTCGAAATGTCCCGCACACTGGCCCAGTACGGGGTCACCGCTTTTAACCCCACCTTCTATCCTTCTGAAAAAGAAAACATGCTCAAGGCGCTTAAAGCTGCATCCAATGCCATGGGCAGGGAAAGCGGCGCCAGGATCATGGGCGTGCACCTGGAAGGGCCCTTCATCTCCCCTGACAGGCTGGGGGTTCAGCGGCCCGAAACCGTCAAGGCTGTGGACCTTCTTTTGATGGAAGAGCTTTGGGATGCATCCGGGGGCCACATTGTCAATATGACTGTAGCCCCGGAACTCAAGGGCATGAGGGAGCTTGCCCTCTTCTGCATCAAAAAGGGGATCATACTTCAGGCAGGCCACACTGATGCCAAATACGAAAATATGGTCGAGGGCATGCAGGCGGGGATACTCCATTCCACCCATCTCTTCAACGCCATGAGCAAACTTGATCAAAGGAACCCCAATGCCGTGGGAGCCATACTCATACACCCTGAAATGTCCTGCGAGATCATTGCCGACGGCTACCATGTGCACCCCGACCTCTACAAACTCCTCATGAGGGATAAACCGGTGGACAAGATCGTACTGATTACAGACGGCTTAAAACCCACGGAACAGCAGGAAGGGCCCTTCTTTGCCAACGGCGAAGAAGTGATTTTTCACGACGGGGTTTTCCACAGGAAGATGGACGATGTGATTGCAGGATCTTCGCTCACCATCATCAGGGGCATTGAGAACCTGGTGTCCTACGGCTTCAGCCTTGAAGACGCGGTAAAGACTGCTTCGTTTAATCCGGCCAATGTGATGCGCTACCGGAACAAGGGGGCTATCATACCAGGCCATGACGCAGACCTTTCGGTCTTTGACGAACACTTTAACATAATGGCTGTCATCATCAACGGCCGGATAAAGAAGAATTTATATTGA
- a CDS encoding response regulator, with amino-acid sequence MTAKSDMPSINDKPPEGSKPDGTPYRVLVVDDSMFIAKQLGQIFTSEGFEVAGTAGDGAQGVEKYKELHPNIDLVTMDITMPVMDGVSALEKILEFDKEACVIMVSALGKEDVVKKCLLNGAKSYIVKPLDRKKVLERVVSVLNR; translated from the coding sequence ATGACAGCAAAGAGTGATATGCCTAGCATTAACGACAAACCGCCAGAAGGATCAAAACCGGACGGCACCCCTTACAGGGTACTTGTAGTTGATGATTCCATGTTTATCGCTAAGCAGCTTGGCCAGATTTTTACCTCCGAGGGGTTTGAAGTTGCCGGTACGGCGGGTGATGGAGCCCAGGGAGTGGAAAAGTATAAGGAGCTGCATCCTAATATTGATCTGGTCACTATGGATATAACCATGCCGGTCATGGACGGGGTTTCAGCGCTGGAGAAGATCCTTGAATTTGACAAAGAAGCCTGCGTTATCATGGTCAGCGCCTTAGGGAAAGAAGATGTGGTCAAAAAATGTCTTCTGAATGGGGCCAAGAGCTATATCGTTAAGCCCCTGGACCGCAAAAAGGTGTTGGAGCGGGTTGTTTCTGTCCTTAATCGCTAG
- a CDS encoding tRNA dihydrouridine synthase has product MAKSYPRQELSAVFALSFFVYNFDNDTMSAPYMLAPMAELSHRPLRELIETFSGPGLSGCSEYFTEMISAGAFIAGGPFESWYADNGPCPRKIVYQIVGSDPSHLARAASLLDQNECLGIDINMGCSAPAIARTGAGVRWMADIGKAGEMIALARKGVKRRLSVKLRLSTGYALPEGEDEFVYLVRFCRRLEEAGVELITLHPRTGREKFHRTARWDYVSALRKELRIPVAGNGDIADAAGFLARASSGVCDAVMVGRAAVKQPWIFAQARQMEAAGLGAAPLGTGESVAQSGEVFTKMNINIEETGLLFLDLLAKYQPPEFHLSRAQRFFGYFCDNLKWGNYVKTLLNRETELSGIGRAWSGYFREGEE; this is encoded by the coding sequence ATGGCAAAGAGTTATCCGCGTCAAGAGCTTTCTGCGGTTTTTGCTCTTTCCTTTTTTGTATATAACTTTGATAATGATACCATGAGCGCGCCCTACATGCTAGCACCCATGGCGGAATTGAGCCACAGGCCCCTCCGGGAATTGATCGAAACTTTTTCAGGCCCGGGCCTCTCTGGGTGCAGCGAATATTTTACCGAGATGATAAGCGCAGGCGCCTTCATCGCTGGGGGTCCCTTCGAGTCCTGGTATGCCGATAATGGCCCCTGCCCCCGGAAAATTGTCTACCAGATCGTGGGCTCTGACCCTTCCCATCTTGCCAGGGCTGCCTCTCTCCTGGACCAAAACGAGTGCCTCGGCATAGACATCAACATGGGCTGTTCAGCCCCAGCCATTGCCCGGACCGGCGCAGGGGTTCGCTGGATGGCCGACATTGGCAAGGCCGGTGAAATGATAGCCCTGGCAAGAAAAGGGGTAAAACGCCGCCTCAGCGTTAAGCTCCGCCTGAGCACAGGTTACGCCCTCCCGGAGGGTGAAGATGAATTCGTCTACCTCGTCCGTTTCTGCCGCCGCCTCGAAGAAGCTGGCGTTGAACTTATCACCCTCCACCCCCGCACAGGGCGGGAAAAATTCCACCGTACCGCCCGCTGGGATTATGTCTCCGCTTTACGGAAGGAACTCCGCATACCCGTAGCCGGCAATGGCGACATCGCCGACGCGGCCGGCTTTTTGGCGCGGGCCTCCTCGGGTGTCTGTGATGCCGTGATGGTTGGGCGGGCGGCGGTGAAGCAGCCCTGGATTTTCGCCCAGGCAAGGCAGATGGAGGCCGCTGGTTTGGGGGCAGCGCCGTTAGGCACAGGTGAATCTGTTGCGCAGAGCGGCGAAGTTTTTACAAAAATGAATATCAATATAGAAGAAACAGGGCTGCTTTTTCTGGATCTCCTTGCCAAGTACCAGCCCCCGGAATTCCATCTGAGCCGGGCTCAGCGGTTTTTTGGCTATTTTTGCGACAACCTCAAGTGGGGGAATTACGTGAAGACCCTCCTTAACAGAGAGACTGAATTGTCGGGAATAGGCAGGGCATGGAGCGGGTATTTTAGGGAAGGGGAGGAATGA
- a CDS encoding D-2-hydroxyacid dehydrogenase: MSHKADLKIVCLDGYTENPGDLSWDGFKALGDFTIYDRTSGSDIIPRIGSAEAILTNKTPISRTTLEACPNLRYIGVLATGYNVVDTDAAKEQGVTVTNIPTYGTSAVGQFAIALLLEICHRIGHHSEAVRKGRWENCDDFCFWDYPLIELAGKTMGIIGFGRIGQVTGTIAKALGMKVIAYDEAKNTSGQAIGDYVSLDTIFAQSDVISLHCPLLPSTQGLINKNTIPKMKDGVIILNNSRGPLIVEQDLADALNSGKVYAAGVDVVSSEPIKADNPLLKAKNCIITPHISWASKESRKRLMDIAVGNLSAFLQGKPVNTVG, encoded by the coding sequence ATGTCTCATAAAGCTGATTTAAAAATTGTTTGTCTGGACGGTTACACTGAAAACCCCGGGGATCTAAGCTGGGATGGCTTTAAAGCCCTGGGGGATTTTACCATTTATGACCGTACCTCAGGATCTGATATTATTCCGCGCATTGGCAGCGCCGAAGCAATACTGACAAACAAAACTCCCATCAGCCGTACAACCCTTGAGGCCTGCCCTAATCTGCGATACATCGGCGTTCTTGCTACGGGTTACAATGTGGTGGATACGGACGCCGCCAAAGAACAGGGCGTTACAGTTACAAATATACCTACCTATGGTACCAGCGCTGTCGGTCAATTTGCCATAGCCCTGCTTCTCGAAATATGCCACCGCATAGGTCATCACAGCGAAGCTGTACGCAAAGGCCGGTGGGAAAATTGCGATGATTTCTGCTTTTGGGATTATCCTCTGATAGAGTTGGCCGGAAAAACCATGGGTATCATAGGTTTCGGCCGTATAGGACAGGTAACAGGAACCATCGCCAAAGCACTGGGCATGAAGGTCATCGCCTATGATGAAGCAAAAAACACATCCGGCCAGGCCATAGGGGACTATGTATCCCTGGATACTATCTTCGCTCAGTCTGATGTGATTTCTCTCCACTGTCCCCTCCTGCCTTCTACCCAGGGTCTCATCAATAAAAACACCATCCCTAAAATGAAGGATGGCGTCATCATACTCAACAATTCCAGGGGCCCTCTTATCGTTGAGCAGGATCTGGCGGATGCTTTAAACTCGGGAAAGGTCTATGCGGCTGGTGTGGATGTAGTTTCTTCTGAACCCATAAAGGCGGACAACCCCCTGCTCAAAGCCAAAAACTGCATTATCACGCCCCATATTTCATGGGCTTCAAAAGAAAGCCGAAAACGGCTCATGGACATTGCGGTGGGGAATCTATCGGCGTTCTTGCAGGGAAAACCAGTTAATACCGTGGGGTGA
- a CDS encoding adenylate kinase: MKLIFLGPPGAGKGTLAAKAVDILKLPHISTGAIFRSAIAAQSPLGLKVKAIIDAGKLVDDGTTIELVKERLAQADAQKGYILDGFPRTIPQAEALAEFSKVDKVVNFDIPDTSVLERLGGRRVCRKCGHNFHIIFDKPKKETVCDHCGGEVYTRDDDKPEAVQKRLEVYRAQTAPLIDFYRKKGLLVDVDARPAVDQVVENFKHALA; the protein is encoded by the coding sequence ATGAAGTTAATTTTCTTAGGCCCCCCCGGGGCAGGCAAGGGAACTCTGGCAGCAAAAGCAGTAGACATACTCAAGCTGCCCCACATTTCAACAGGCGCAATTTTCCGTTCCGCCATCGCGGCACAGAGCCCCCTGGGACTCAAGGTCAAAGCCATCATTGACGCGGGTAAACTCGTGGACGATGGCACCACCATAGAACTGGTGAAGGAACGCCTTGCCCAGGCAGATGCCCAGAAAGGCTACATACTTGACGGCTTCCCCCGCACCATACCCCAGGCGGAAGCCCTGGCGGAATTTTCCAAAGTAGACAAGGTGGTCAACTTCGACATACCCGACACATCAGTCCTCGAACGTCTGGGCGGCCGCAGGGTCTGCCGTAAATGCGGACACAACTTCCATATAATCTTCGACAAGCCCAAAAAAGAAACGGTCTGCGATCATTGCGGCGGCGAAGTCTATACCCGTGACGATGATAAACCCGAGGCCGTTCAGAAACGTCTCGAAGTCTACCGCGCCCAGACCGCGCCCCTTATCGACTTTTACCGCAAAAAGGGCCTCCTCGTAGATGTGGACGCCAGACCTGCGGTGGATCAGGTGGTGGAGAATTTTAAACACGCTTTAGCGTAA
- a CDS encoding ZIP family metal transporter — MEWFTKLPVVLQALLATLFTYGVTALGAATVFFFKDINRKVLDGMLGFAAGVMIAASFFSLLAPAIEMADAAHARGSGLPSWAAAAIGFLLGGIFLRLTDVLLPHLHQGAGNPEGIKTNWGRSILLVLAITLHNIPEGLAVGVGFGAASIVPGASLAGALSLALGIGLQNFPEGAAVSIPLRRDGMSRSRSFFIGQASGIVEPIAAVVGSALVLSMQAILPYALSFAAGAMIFVVAEELIPEAYSEGNEHIATAGLMFGFALMMMMDVGLG, encoded by the coding sequence ATGGAATGGTTTACAAAACTGCCTGTCGTATTGCAGGCCCTTTTGGCAACTCTCTTTACCTATGGCGTAACTGCCCTGGGAGCGGCGACGGTTTTCTTTTTTAAGGATATTAACCGCAAAGTCCTGGACGGTATGCTGGGTTTTGCCGCAGGGGTGATGATTGCCGCAAGCTTTTTCTCCCTCCTGGCCCCTGCTATTGAAATGGCGGACGCTGCTCACGCCCGGGGAAGCGGCCTCCCCTCATGGGCAGCGGCGGCTATAGGATTTCTTCTGGGCGGTATCTTCTTAAGGCTGACCGATGTACTCCTCCCCCATCTTCATCAGGGCGCAGGAAACCCCGAGGGCATCAAAACCAACTGGGGCCGTTCAATACTCCTCGTGCTGGCAATCACCCTCCACAACATACCCGAGGGTCTCGCCGTGGGCGTAGGTTTCGGTGCCGCCTCTATAGTACCCGGCGCAAGCCTTGCAGGGGCCCTGTCCCTGGCATTGGGCATAGGCCTCCAGAATTTCCCCGAAGGCGCCGCGGTTTCCATTCCCCTCCGCAGGGATGGCATGAGCCGTTCCCGGAGTTTCTTCATAGGCCAGGCTTCAGGTATTGTGGAACCCATTGCGGCTGTCGTCGGATCGGCCCTGGTCTTGTCCATGCAGGCCATCCTCCCCTATGCCCTTTCGTTTGCCGCAGGGGCCATGATCTTCGTAGTAGCGGAAGAACTCATCCCCGAAGCGTATTCCGAAGGCAATGAGCACATCGCCACTGCGGGCCTCATGTTCGGCTTCGCCCTCATGATGATGATGGATGTGGGGCTGGGCTGA
- a CDS encoding L-rhamnose isomerase produces MYKEAMEVYKKWGVDTEKAIKKCATIPVSLHCWQGDDVTGFEKSAGPLSGGIQATGNYPGKARNKDELQSDLDMVYSLIPGKKRLNLHTHYAITDESVGRDMVEPRHFEPWLKWAKKRGIGIDFNATPFSHPMAASGLTLSSPDKKVREYWIRHCKATRKIAAWFGEKQGSPCLHDIWIPDGIKDVPADRLGPRERLRDALDEIYSVKYNKEYIVDVVESKLFGIGLESYTTGSSDFYIAYAASRGIYMLLDNGHFHPTELVSDKISSLLSIFDKMALHVTRSVRWDSDHVVLFEDEIKEIAKEIIRNKAEDKVLIGLDYFDASINRIAAWAVGARNFQKALLNALLIPHADLKKLQDSENYSKLLAMQEELKTLPFGAVWDEYLARQKVPGADWYGEVEKYEKEVLSKRK; encoded by the coding sequence ATGTACAAAGAAGCGATGGAAGTGTACAAAAAATGGGGAGTGGATACGGAGAAGGCCATCAAGAAATGTGCCACGATTCCTGTTTCCCTGCACTGCTGGCAGGGCGACGATGTAACGGGTTTTGAAAAATCCGCAGGCCCTCTTTCCGGGGGTATTCAGGCCACGGGGAATTATCCCGGCAAGGCCCGGAACAAGGATGAATTGCAGTCGGACTTGGACATGGTCTACTCCCTCATACCCGGGAAGAAAAGGCTCAACCTCCACACCCATTATGCGATTACCGACGAAAGCGTAGGCCGCGACATGGTTGAGCCGAGGCATTTTGAACCCTGGCTTAAATGGGCAAAAAAACGGGGCATAGGTATTGACTTCAATGCAACGCCCTTTTCCCACCCCATGGCAGCAAGCGGCCTTACCCTTTCTTCGCCTGACAAAAAAGTGCGCGAGTACTGGATACGCCACTGCAAAGCTACCCGCAAAATAGCCGCATGGTTCGGCGAGAAACAAGGCAGCCCCTGCCTTCATGATATCTGGATTCCCGACGGCATCAAGGATGTACCCGCAGACAGGCTGGGCCCCCGTGAACGCTTGCGGGACGCCCTGGATGAGATTTATTCTGTCAAGTACAACAAAGAATACATCGTCGATGTAGTGGAGAGCAAACTCTTCGGCATAGGTCTGGAAAGCTACACTACCGGTTCTTCTGACTTCTACATTGCCTACGCCGCTTCCCGGGGTATCTACATGCTCCTGGACAACGGGCACTTCCACCCCACAGAATTAGTGTCAGATAAAATTTCTTCCCTCCTTTCTATATTTGACAAGATGGCCCTCCACGTAACCCGTTCGGTACGCTGGGATTCGGATCATGTGGTTCTCTTTGAAGATGAAATAAAAGAAATCGCAAAAGAGATCATCAGGAACAAGGCCGAAGACAAAGTCCTCATTGGGCTTGATTATTTTGACGCCAGCATTAATCGTATTGCTGCCTGGGCAGTAGGGGCCAGGAATTTCCAAAAGGCTTTACTCAATGCCCTCCTCATACCCCATGCCGATTTAAAGAAACTCCAGGATTCTGAAAACTATTCCAAGCTCCTGGCAATGCAGGAAGAACTCAAAACCCTGCCCTTCGGTGCAGTGTGGGACGAATACCTCGCCCGCCAGAAGGTTCCGGGCGCAGACTGGTACGGCGAAGTAGAAAAGTACGAAAAGGAAGTCCTAAGCAAGCGCAAGTAA
- a CDS encoding rhamnulokinase produces the protein MVNNYYLAIDMGASGGRHILGRVEQGRLVLEEIHRFSNGPQKKDGSLIWDDDLIFREMKAGLRKCSQAGKIPVSVGIDTWGVDYALVDRQGEVIKPVYAYRDARTEPFFKTAIPYEELYKTAGTAFQPFNTIYQVLSDKAAGRLDKAEHLLMLPEYFSQWLAGDLTGKKYNEYTQASNTGLLDAKKKAWAEGIFSGLGLPLGLFKPIKEPPYDIGGLSKAIQDEAGFNARVVMVASHDTASAVATVSSDALYISSGTWSLLGVSGDPVLNDAARLAGYTNEGTHGGKIRFLKNIMGLWIIQSVRHELQDKYSFAELETMARETEKTAKPNWTVDVNLPQFLAPPSMIDALKAEYQRTGQKVPESPGELAYCIYTSLAQCYKVAIDDLEHITGKKYPSVSIIGGGSKDGYLNALTAEYTGKPVNAGPTEATAIGNILLQMKQANDPAVKDGYVELVKNSFDIKTVKGK, from the coding sequence ATGGTGAACAATTACTATTTGGCAATTGATATGGGCGCTTCCGGGGGGAGGCACATCCTGGGTAGGGTGGAACAGGGCAGGCTCGTACTTGAAGAAATCCACCGTTTCAGCAATGGTCCCCAAAAAAAAGACGGTTCCCTGATCTGGGATGACGACCTCATCTTCAGGGAAATGAAAGCGGGCCTCAGAAAATGCAGCCAGGCGGGGAAAATACCCGTTTCCGTGGGCATTGACACCTGGGGCGTGGATTATGCCCTGGTAGACAGGCAGGGCGAGGTCATTAAACCAGTTTACGCATACCGGGATGCCCGGACAGAGCCTTTTTTTAAGACCGCCATTCCCTACGAAGAACTTTATAAAACTGCGGGCACTGCATTCCAGCCCTTCAATACCATTTACCAGGTTCTCTCTGACAAGGCCGCAGGCCGACTGGACAAAGCCGAACACCTTCTCATGCTGCCTGAATATTTTTCCCAGTGGCTTGCGGGGGATCTGACAGGCAAAAAATACAATGAATATACCCAAGCCTCTAATACAGGTCTTTTGGATGCAAAAAAGAAAGCCTGGGCCGAAGGGATTTTTTCAGGCCTCGGCCTGCCTTTAGGGCTTTTCAAGCCTATTAAAGAGCCTCCCTACGATATCGGAGGATTAAGCAAAGCCATACAGGACGAAGCGGGCTTTAATGCCAGGGTAGTGATGGTCGCAAGCCACGACACTGCATCGGCGGTTGCCACAGTCTCCTCAGACGCCCTCTACATTTCTTCGGGAACATGGAGCCTCCTGGGCGTTTCAGGCGATCCGGTCTTGAATGACGCTGCCCGGCTTGCGGGCTACACCAACGAAGGAACCCACGGCGGAAAAATCCGTTTCCTTAAAAACATCATGGGCCTCTGGATCATACAGTCAGTACGCCATGAACTCCAGGATAAGTATAGCTTCGCTGAACTTGAGACCATGGCAAGGGAAACAGAAAAAACCGCAAAGCCAAACTGGACTGTCGATGTCAACCTTCCCCAGTTCCTGGCCCCCCCTTCGATGATCGACGCCCTCAAGGCTGAATATCAGAGGACAGGCCAAAAGGTCCCCGAGTCGCCCGGAGAACTTGCCTACTGTATCTACACCAGCCTTGCGCAGTGTTACAAAGTTGCCATCGACGATTTGGAACACATCACAGGCAAAAAATATCCTTCTGTTTCCATCATCGGAGGCGGCAGCAAGGACGGTTATCTTAATGCCCTTACCGCTGAATACACGGGCAAGCCTGTCAATGCCGGCCCTACAGAAGCTACCGCCATCGGGAACATACTGCTCCAGATGAAGCAGGCCAATGATCCTGCGGTAAAAGACGGGTATGTCGAATTGGTTAAAAATTCTTTTGACATTAAAACTGTTAAAGGAAAATAA